A window of Clavibacter michiganensis contains these coding sequences:
- a CDS encoding PadR family transcriptional regulator — translation MRTHDHDDHLSSPSSAEAPADRHEPRMQHHRGGRPRIMPGHPLARGFRPGDGPGFPGFPGFPGMGGFGGPGFGPGRGRGGRGRARRGDVRLAILSLLADAPSNGYGLITGIATKTEGAWRPSPGSVYPTLQQLVDEDLIVADESGAKSVYSLTDQGRAHVEEHKDEIDAAWAATTDKSEGEDAFQTSLMKLMGVVKPLMHDATDAQRQAAAAKLDETRRALYAILAD, via the coding sequence ATGCGCACCCACGACCACGACGACCACCTCTCGTCCCCCTCATCCGCCGAAGCCCCCGCCGACCGCCACGAGCCCCGCATGCAGCACCACCGCGGTGGGCGCCCGCGCATCATGCCGGGTCACCCCCTCGCCCGCGGCTTCCGCCCGGGCGACGGCCCCGGCTTCCCCGGGTTCCCGGGATTCCCCGGCATGGGCGGCTTCGGCGGCCCCGGCTTCGGCCCGGGCCGCGGACGCGGCGGACGGGGTCGCGCCCGCCGCGGCGACGTCCGCCTCGCGATCCTCTCCCTGCTCGCCGACGCGCCCTCGAACGGCTACGGCCTCATCACGGGCATCGCCACGAAGACGGAGGGCGCCTGGCGGCCGAGCCCCGGATCCGTCTACCCCACGCTCCAGCAGCTCGTCGACGAGGACCTGATCGTCGCCGACGAGTCCGGCGCCAAGAGCGTCTACTCCCTCACCGACCAGGGCCGCGCCCACGTCGAGGAGCACAAGGACGAGATCGACGCCGCCTGGGCCGCGACCACCGACAAGTCCGAGGGCGAGGACGCGTTCCAGACCAGCCTCATGAAGCTCATGGGCGTCGTGAAGCCCCTCATGCACGACGCGACCGACGCCCAGCGCCAGGCCGCGGCGGCGAAGCTCGACGAGACGCGGCGCGCCCTGTACGCGATCCTCGCCGACTGA
- a CDS encoding glycosyltransferase family 2 protein, with translation MTPALVDVVLPCLDEEEALPWVLSRLPEGYRAIVVDNGSTDRSAEVARAHGALVVRESRRGFGAAAHAGLEAATAPLVAFCDADASMDPALLPRVVDPVRDGERDLVLGRRVPSARGAWPLHARIANLELARRLRRITGVPLHDLGPMRCGRRTELLDLGILDRRSGYPLEMLLRASAAHWRILEVDMPYAPRVGRSKVTGTVRGTVTAVRDMSRVLAEARAAAAGADRTPGGTA, from the coding sequence ATGACGCCAGCGCTCGTGGACGTGGTCCTCCCCTGCCTCGACGAGGAGGAGGCCCTGCCCTGGGTCCTCTCCCGCCTGCCCGAGGGGTACCGCGCGATCGTCGTCGACAACGGATCCACCGACCGCTCCGCCGAGGTGGCGCGCGCGCACGGCGCCCTCGTGGTGCGGGAGTCGCGCCGCGGGTTCGGCGCTGCCGCGCATGCGGGGCTCGAGGCCGCGACCGCGCCGCTCGTGGCGTTCTGCGACGCCGACGCGTCGATGGATCCCGCGCTCCTCCCCCGCGTGGTCGACCCGGTCCGCGACGGCGAGCGCGACCTCGTGCTCGGCCGTCGGGTCCCGTCGGCGCGCGGCGCGTGGCCGCTGCACGCGCGGATCGCGAACCTCGAGCTGGCCAGACGGCTGCGGCGGATCACGGGCGTCCCGCTGCACGACCTCGGCCCCATGCGCTGCGGGCGGCGCACCGAGCTGCTCGATCTCGGCATCCTCGACCGGCGCAGCGGCTATCCGCTGGAGATGCTGCTCCGGGCATCCGCGGCCCACTGGCGCATCCTGGAGGTGGACATGCCGTACGCGCCGCGCGTGGGGCGGTCCAAGGTGACCGGCACCGTGCGCGGGACCGTCACGGCCGTGCGCGACATGTCGCGCGTGCTGGCCGAGGCGCGAGCGGCGGCGGCGGGCGCCGATCGCACCCCGGGAGGAACCGCGTGA
- a CDS encoding molybdopterin-dependent oxidoreductase: protein MTRAALRWWSASLGVVAALAVLAVAEIAAAFVAPAASPVLAVGALVIDLVPAGVKDTVIALFGTGDKVALIVVLGVVVLAAAALAGILQVRRPPLGVVVLALFAGVAMLAATTRAGATGAAAIPTIVGMIAGVFILHRGADRLRDWRDAADRAASASAAVAEPVRGIARPAARAPLTPGAGARVERRTFLLMTVVAGVASVVAGSVARGLNAAAARVDDFRRTLVLPRAATPAAAIPATAELGVPGLAPFVTPATDFYRIDTALQVPSVDAASWKLRITGMVEQEVEITFAELLALPLEEHVTTLTCVSNEIGGNLIGNALWLGYPIRLLLERAKPTTGADMVLSTSQDGWTASTPLEALTDPDRASILAVGMNGEPLPQQHGFPVRMVVPGLYGYVSATKWVTELKVTTFAEDVAYWSTRGWTERGPIKTGSRIDTPRSGARVDAGRTAIAGMAWAQHTGIEKVEVRVDEGDWVEATLGDGVGADTWRQWSYAWDAASGSHSVEVRATDTTGATQTSDEAPPAPDGATGWHRITVGVS from the coding sequence GTGACCCGCGCGGCCCTCCGCTGGTGGTCCGCGTCCCTGGGTGTGGTGGCGGCGCTCGCCGTGCTGGCCGTTGCCGAGATCGCCGCGGCCTTCGTCGCCCCGGCCGCGAGCCCGGTGCTCGCGGTCGGCGCGCTCGTCATCGACCTCGTGCCCGCGGGCGTCAAGGACACCGTGATCGCCCTGTTCGGCACGGGCGACAAGGTCGCGCTCATCGTCGTGCTCGGGGTGGTGGTGCTCGCCGCCGCCGCGCTCGCCGGGATCCTCCAGGTGCGCCGCCCGCCGCTCGGCGTGGTGGTGCTCGCGCTCTTCGCCGGCGTCGCCATGCTCGCGGCGACCACGCGCGCGGGGGCGACGGGTGCCGCGGCGATCCCCACGATCGTCGGCATGATCGCCGGCGTCTTCATCCTCCACCGCGGCGCCGACCGGCTCCGCGACTGGCGGGACGCGGCGGACCGCGCGGCATCCGCGTCGGCCGCGGTCGCCGAGCCCGTGCGCGGCATCGCCCGCCCGGCCGCGCGCGCCCCGCTCACCCCGGGCGCGGGTGCGCGCGTCGAGCGCCGCACGTTCCTCCTCATGACGGTCGTGGCGGGCGTCGCCTCCGTGGTCGCCGGATCCGTGGCCCGCGGCCTCAACGCGGCCGCCGCCCGCGTGGACGACTTCCGCCGCACGCTCGTGCTCCCGCGCGCCGCGACGCCCGCCGCCGCGATCCCCGCCACGGCCGAGCTCGGCGTCCCCGGCCTCGCGCCCTTCGTCACGCCCGCGACCGACTTCTACCGCATCGACACCGCGCTGCAGGTGCCGTCGGTCGACGCGGCCTCCTGGAAGCTGCGCATCACGGGCATGGTCGAGCAGGAGGTCGAGATCACGTTCGCGGAGCTGCTCGCCCTCCCGCTCGAGGAGCACGTGACCACCCTCACGTGCGTGTCCAACGAGATCGGCGGGAACCTGATCGGCAACGCGCTCTGGCTCGGCTATCCCATCCGCCTCCTGCTCGAGCGCGCGAAGCCGACCACGGGCGCCGACATGGTGCTCTCCACGAGCCAGGACGGCTGGACCGCGAGCACGCCGCTCGAGGCGCTCACGGATCCCGACCGCGCGTCGATCCTCGCGGTCGGCATGAACGGCGAGCCCCTGCCGCAGCAGCACGGCTTCCCGGTGCGGATGGTCGTGCCCGGCCTCTACGGCTACGTCTCCGCGACGAAGTGGGTCACCGAGCTCAAGGTCACGACCTTCGCCGAGGACGTCGCCTACTGGTCGACCCGCGGCTGGACCGAGCGCGGCCCCATCAAGACGGGCTCCCGCATCGACACCCCGCGCTCCGGCGCGCGCGTGGACGCGGGACGCACCGCGATCGCCGGCATGGCCTGGGCGCAGCACACCGGCATCGAGAAGGTGGAGGTGCGCGTCGACGAGGGCGACTGGGTCGAAGCGACGCTGGGCGACGGCGTCGGTGCCGACACGTGGCGGCAGTGGTCGTACGCGTGGGACGCGGCGAGCGGATCCCACAGCGTCGAGGTGCGCGCCACCGACACCACGGGCGCGACGCAGACCTCCGACGAGGCGCCGCCCGCCCCCGACGGCGCGACGGGCTGGCACCGGATCACCGTCGGCGTCTCCTGA
- a CDS encoding response regulator transcription factor yields the protein MSPTYDPARADAGRPDSARPDPSRPDPLRGRRILVVEDDPTVNEVVCRYLKASGFQVETVADGLEAVRVATERMPDLVVLDRMLPGLDGLEVCRRIRAHHPESPVPVVMLTALGQGEDRVNGLDAGADDYLAKPFSPRELVLRVRAVLRRTVPEAVPEPPFVAGPFVLDLGAREIHQAGVMLSLTSREFDLLAFLLRNPRRVFGRDDLLRQVWGWEIGDLSTVTVHVRRLREKIEADPAHPVLLGTVWGVGYRFDPDAATPAAPAEAEPAPSAEADA from the coding sequence GTGAGCCCCACCTACGATCCCGCGCGCGCCGACGCCGGGCGCCCCGACAGCGCGCGGCCCGATCCCTCGCGGCCGGATCCGCTGCGCGGCCGCCGCATCCTCGTCGTCGAGGACGACCCGACGGTGAACGAGGTCGTCTGCCGCTACCTCAAGGCCTCGGGCTTCCAGGTGGAGACCGTCGCCGACGGCCTCGAGGCCGTGCGCGTCGCCACCGAGCGCATGCCCGACCTCGTCGTGCTCGACCGCATGCTCCCCGGCCTCGACGGCCTCGAGGTGTGCCGCCGGATCCGCGCCCACCACCCCGAGTCGCCCGTGCCCGTCGTGATGCTCACCGCGCTCGGCCAGGGCGAGGACCGCGTCAACGGCCTCGATGCCGGCGCCGACGACTACCTCGCCAAGCCCTTCTCGCCGCGCGAGCTGGTGCTCCGCGTGCGCGCCGTCCTCCGCCGCACGGTGCCCGAGGCCGTGCCCGAGCCGCCGTTCGTCGCGGGGCCGTTCGTGCTCGACCTCGGCGCGCGCGAGATCCACCAGGCCGGCGTCATGCTGTCGCTCACCTCCCGCGAGTTCGACCTGCTCGCCTTCCTGCTCCGGAACCCGCGCCGCGTCTTCGGGCGCGACGACCTGCTGCGCCAGGTGTGGGGCTGGGAGATCGGCGACCTCTCCACCGTCACCGTGCACGTGCGGCGCCTGCGGGAGAAGATCGAGGCGGATCCCGCGCACCCCGTGCTCCTCGGCACCGTCTGGGGCGTGGGCTACCGCTTCGACCCGGACGCCGCGACGCCCGCCGCACCCGCCGAGGCCGAGCCCGCCCCCTCCGCCGAGGCCGACGCGTGA
- a CDS encoding sensor histidine kinase: MTADSFLIVVLTALVCAAVVGLGASVLLRALRRRSLVLQICVVALAAVLSVVGGMVAVTASMLVDDAGLTAFLSVAAVSALVSLVMAAMLGMTLVRGSRELGRYAASMGEEAAVEPGRPTSTEFAQLARELSAANRRLADARDRMEAQERSRRELIAWMSHDLRTPLAGIRAMAESLEDGMVDDEHRYFRQIRVQANRLNGMVDDLFELSRINSGSLELAVERVSLYDVVSDTVAELGPVAQARKVELRGETAHDDLVVQGDPRELSRVVGNLVMNAIQQSLPGGRIVISAHRDSGNLAVLSVEDTAGGIPEADLPRVFDAGWRSTGSRTPRAYGKSAAERTALGPDFPAAPVEATPPDPAVQAEGTHDGGYASGGGGAGLGLAIVRGIVRAHDGDVTVQNIEGGCRFDVILPYSKPVAP, translated from the coding sequence GTGACCGCCGACTCCTTCCTCATCGTCGTGCTGACGGCGCTCGTCTGCGCCGCCGTCGTCGGCCTCGGGGCCAGCGTCCTGCTGCGCGCGCTCCGCCGCCGATCGCTCGTGCTGCAGATCTGCGTCGTCGCGCTCGCCGCCGTGCTCTCGGTCGTGGGCGGCATGGTCGCCGTCACCGCGAGCATGCTCGTCGACGACGCCGGCCTCACCGCGTTCCTCTCCGTCGCCGCCGTCTCCGCGCTCGTCTCGCTCGTCATGGCCGCGATGCTCGGCATGACCCTCGTGCGCGGCAGCCGCGAGCTCGGCCGCTACGCCGCGTCCATGGGCGAGGAGGCCGCCGTCGAGCCAGGCCGCCCCACCAGCACCGAGTTCGCGCAGCTCGCCCGCGAGCTCAGCGCCGCCAACCGCCGGCTCGCCGACGCGCGCGACAGGATGGAGGCGCAGGAGCGCAGCCGTCGCGAGCTCATCGCGTGGATGTCGCACGACCTGCGCACGCCGCTCGCCGGCATCCGCGCCATGGCCGAGTCCCTCGAGGACGGCATGGTCGACGACGAGCACCGCTACTTCCGCCAGATCCGCGTGCAGGCGAACCGCCTCAACGGCATGGTCGACGACCTGTTCGAGCTGTCGCGCATCAACTCGGGCAGCCTCGAGCTCGCCGTCGAGCGCGTCTCCCTGTACGACGTCGTCAGCGACACCGTCGCCGAGCTCGGGCCGGTCGCGCAGGCCCGCAAGGTCGAGCTCCGGGGCGAGACCGCGCACGACGACCTCGTGGTGCAGGGCGATCCGCGCGAGCTCTCCCGCGTCGTCGGCAACCTCGTGATGAACGCCATCCAGCAGTCGCTCCCCGGCGGACGCATCGTGATCTCCGCGCACCGCGACTCCGGCAACCTCGCCGTCCTCTCCGTCGAGGACACCGCGGGCGGCATCCCCGAGGCCGACCTCCCACGCGTGTTCGACGCCGGCTGGCGGTCGACCGGATCCCGCACGCCGCGCGCCTACGGGAAGAGCGCCGCCGAGAGGACCGCGCTCGGTCCCGACTTCCCGGCCGCGCCCGTCGAGGCCACGCCGCCGGATCCCGCGGTGCAGGCCGAGGGCACGCACGACGGCGGCTACGCGTCGGGAGGCGGCGGCGCGGGCCTCGGCCTCGCGATCGTCCGCGGCATCGTGCGCGCCCACGACGGCGACGTCACGGTCCAGAACATCGAGGGCGGCTGCCGCTTCGACGTGATCCTCCCGTACAGCAAGCCGGTCGCCCCGTGA
- a CDS encoding TIGR04282 family arsenosugar biosynthesis glycosyltransferase codes for MTAVVVIAKECIPGRVKTRLHPPFTLEEAAELASAALADTLAAVDDAAPARRVLLFDGANPPAEAAGYDVIPQVTGDLDERLAAMFDALDGPVLLVGMDTPQLTADLIRPVLDSWADGARGPDAWFGPANDGGFWALGLRDPDGALVRGVPMSRDDTGAVQLSRLIDAGLDVAMLPELTDVDTVDDAREAAEAAPAHRFAHALRTLETGASTRAATTAPATSQRDPA; via the coding sequence GTGACCGCCGTCGTCGTCATCGCCAAGGAGTGCATCCCCGGCCGCGTGAAGACGCGCCTGCACCCGCCGTTCACGCTCGAGGAGGCGGCCGAGCTCGCGTCCGCCGCCCTCGCCGACACGCTCGCCGCCGTCGACGACGCCGCGCCCGCGCGCCGCGTCCTCCTCTTCGACGGCGCGAACCCGCCGGCGGAGGCCGCCGGATACGACGTCATCCCGCAGGTGACCGGCGACCTCGACGAGCGGCTCGCCGCCATGTTCGACGCGCTCGACGGCCCCGTCCTCCTCGTCGGGATGGACACGCCGCAGCTCACCGCGGATCTGATCCGCCCCGTGCTCGACTCCTGGGCCGACGGGGCGCGCGGCCCCGACGCCTGGTTCGGCCCCGCGAACGACGGCGGCTTCTGGGCGCTCGGCCTCCGGGATCCGGACGGCGCGCTCGTGCGCGGCGTGCCCATGTCCCGGGACGACACCGGCGCCGTGCAGCTGTCGCGGCTCATCGACGCGGGGCTCGACGTGGCGATGCTGCCCGAGCTCACCGACGTGGACACGGTGGACGACGCGCGGGAGGCCGCCGAGGCGGCGCCCGCCCATCGCTTCGCCCACGCGCTCCGAACCCTGGAGACCGGCGCGAGCACCCGCGCCGCCACCACCGCACCCGCGACATCGCAGAGGGACCCCGCATGA
- a CDS encoding class I SAM-dependent methyltransferase yields the protein MSLAVDHPEDRASARVRTFGSGGGEPYARALRDSGEVLFLSLASSDDDSAEVMDLGRWSADADAVDASLLADAAGPVLDIGCGPGRMVRAAMDAGLGALGIDVSPTVVEMAAGLGLPVLHRSVFERLPREGGWGTLLLLDGNIGIGGDAAALLARCGDLLDDQGALVVETHPDPARDRTFECTVEDGQGRASDPFPWAQVGRDAVARMAGDAGLDLVQCWETEGRSFCRLVRA from the coding sequence ATGAGCCTGGCCGTCGACCACCCCGAGGACCGCGCCTCCGCGCGCGTCCGCACCTTCGGATCCGGTGGCGGCGAGCCCTACGCCCGGGCCCTCCGCGACTCCGGCGAGGTCCTCTTCCTGTCGCTCGCGTCCTCCGACGACGACAGCGCCGAGGTCATGGACCTGGGCCGCTGGAGCGCCGACGCCGACGCCGTGGACGCGAGCCTCCTCGCGGACGCCGCCGGCCCCGTCCTCGACATCGGCTGCGGCCCGGGCCGCATGGTCCGCGCGGCCATGGACGCCGGGCTCGGCGCGCTCGGCATCGACGTCTCCCCCACCGTGGTCGAGATGGCCGCGGGCCTCGGCCTCCCCGTCCTCCACCGCTCGGTCTTCGAGCGCCTGCCCCGCGAGGGCGGCTGGGGCACGCTCCTCCTCCTCGACGGCAACATCGGCATCGGCGGCGACGCGGCCGCGCTCCTCGCGCGCTGCGGCGACCTCCTCGACGACCAGGGTGCGCTCGTGGTGGAGACCCACCCGGATCCCGCCCGCGACCGCACCTTCGAGTGCACGGTCGAGGACGGCCAGGGCCGCGCGAGCGACCCGTTCCCGTGGGCGCAGGTCGGCCGCGACGCCGTCGCGCGCATGGCGGGCGATGCGGGCCTCGACCTCGTTCAGTGCTGGGAGACCGAGGGCCGGTCCTTCTGCCGCCTCGTCCGCGCGTAG
- a CDS encoding molybdopterin-dependent oxidoreductase, producing MRTLMHEARRRLASPARTTRLAVVIGRLLGIAFLVCFATGLYSHFLQDPLPWMRFPTAPVSLYRLTQGIHITAGIACVPLLLAKLWIVFPELLTYPPVTGVVSFLERASIAVFVGASLLEVTMGLLNTFQWVPFPFYFRQTHFALAFVVIGSLAIHIGVKLPAIAGHWRRGQADESPIVEADDAPADAADGTPARAPRGVTGRVLAWIDDTPVTPTPVARRGFLVAVGASVAAVVGLTAGQSFRILAPFNAFGPRVMGTGPQALPVNRTAEAAGVTESAMDAGWTLTVSNGSSSRAFTMDDLRGMGLVTATLPISCVEGWSQSATWRGVRLMDLMDQVGADPGARLRVTSLEKSGGFRRTEMGAEYVRDPLTLVALELDGAPLDIQHGYPARMIAPGRPGVLQTKWLSTLEVM from the coding sequence ATGCGGACGCTGATGCACGAGGCCAGGCGTCGCCTGGCGTCGCCCGCGCGCACGACCCGGCTGGCGGTCGTGATCGGCCGCCTCCTCGGCATCGCGTTCCTCGTGTGCTTCGCGACGGGCCTCTACAGCCACTTCCTCCAGGACCCGCTGCCCTGGATGCGCTTCCCGACCGCGCCCGTGTCGCTCTACCGGCTGACGCAGGGGATCCACATCACGGCCGGCATCGCGTGCGTGCCGCTGCTGCTCGCCAAGCTCTGGATCGTCTTCCCCGAGCTGCTCACGTACCCGCCGGTCACCGGGGTCGTCTCGTTCCTGGAGCGCGCGTCCATCGCCGTGTTCGTCGGGGCGTCCCTGCTCGAGGTGACGATGGGCCTCCTCAACACGTTCCAGTGGGTGCCGTTCCCCTTCTACTTCCGGCAGACGCACTTCGCGCTGGCGTTCGTCGTGATCGGGTCGCTCGCGATCCACATCGGCGTCAAGCTGCCCGCCATCGCCGGGCACTGGCGGCGCGGGCAGGCGGACGAGTCGCCCATCGTCGAGGCGGACGACGCGCCCGCGGACGCCGCCGACGGCACCCCCGCCCGCGCGCCCCGCGGCGTCACCGGCCGCGTGCTCGCCTGGATCGACGACACCCCCGTCACGCCCACCCCGGTCGCCCGCCGCGGATTCCTCGTGGCGGTCGGCGCGTCGGTCGCCGCGGTCGTGGGCCTCACCGCCGGGCAGTCGTTCCGGATCCTTGCGCCGTTCAACGCCTTCGGCCCGCGCGTCATGGGCACCGGCCCGCAGGCGCTGCCCGTCAACCGCACGGCCGAGGCCGCCGGCGTGACGGAGAGCGCCATGGACGCCGGGTGGACGCTCACCGTCTCGAACGGATCCTCCTCCCGCGCCTTCACGATGGACGACCTCCGCGGCATGGGGCTCGTCACCGCGACGCTCCCCATCTCCTGCGTCGAGGGCTGGAGCCAGTCGGCGACCTGGCGCGGCGTCCGCCTCATGGACCTCATGGACCAGGTCGGCGCCGACCCGGGCGCGCGCCTCCGCGTCACGAGCCTCGAGAAGAGCGGCGGCTTCCGGCGCACCGAGATGGGCGCGGAGTACGTGCGCGACCCGCTCACCCTCGTCGCGCTCGAGCTCGACGGCGCGCCCCTCGACATCCAGCACGGCTACCCGGCGCGCATGATCGCGCCCGGGCGTCCCGGCGTGCTGCAGACCAAGTGGCTCTCGACCCTGGAGGTCATGTGA